The following are encoded in a window of Amphibacillus xylanus NBRC 15112 genomic DNA:
- a CDS encoding sugar-binding transcriptional regulator, protein MHSLIDLQMIVCPDLLDTMQKRYRILHTIHLLQPIGRRSLAEQINMKERVVRNELDFLTQQGLLNVSPKGVLLTNHGKEIMIALRPYLERMNRFDVLEEKVKQILNLDHVIITPGDSDQDEWVKFDLGRRAYDFLKKQLKPSDTIAVTGGSSMAAVAEMMQPSTNGTNCFFVPARGGLGERVENQANTICAQMAKKMNGEYRLLYVPDPLSEETYQSIIQEPGVKEVLQMIKEADIVMHGIGDACTMAKRRKTPEHVLDKLIKGKAVSEAFGYYFDRDGRVVYKVRTVGMQLEDLSNIQTVIAVAGGKSKAEAIHSFFKQGRSNVLITDEGAAKMLIKGSSL, encoded by the coding sequence GTGCATTCATTAATTGATTTACAAATGATAGTATGTCCTGACTTGTTAGATACCATGCAAAAAAGATATCGAATCCTACACACCATTCACTTGCTACAACCAATCGGTCGGCGAAGTCTGGCTGAACAGATAAACATGAAAGAGCGCGTAGTAAGGAATGAATTAGATTTTTTAACTCAACAAGGTTTGCTGAATGTAAGCCCTAAAGGTGTCTTACTAACTAACCATGGTAAAGAGATTATGATTGCTTTACGACCTTATCTTGAAAGAATGAATCGTTTTGATGTATTAGAAGAGAAGGTAAAGCAAATATTAAATCTCGACCACGTAATTATAACACCAGGAGATAGTGATCAAGATGAATGGGTTAAGTTCGATTTAGGACGTCGTGCTTATGACTTCCTGAAAAAGCAACTTAAACCATCTGATACGATTGCGGTGACAGGTGGTTCATCAATGGCAGCGGTTGCTGAGATGATGCAGCCATCAACTAATGGGACAAACTGTTTTTTCGTTCCTGCTCGTGGTGGTTTAGGTGAGCGCGTGGAAAATCAAGCCAACACAATTTGTGCTCAAATGGCTAAAAAGATGAATGGTGAGTATCGTTTACTTTATGTTCCTGATCCATTGAGTGAAGAAACATACCAGTCAATCATTCAAGAACCAGGAGTAAAAGAAGTTTTACAAATGATCAAGGAAGCAGATATCGTGATGCATGGCATTGGAGATGCATGTACGATGGCAAAGAGACGAAAAACCCCAGAGCATGTTTTAGACAAGTTGATTAAGGGAAAAGCGGTAAGTGAGGCTTTTGGCTATTACTTTGATCGAGATGGGCGAGTTGTTTATAAGGTAAGGACTGTAGGCATGCAACTAGAGGATCTGTCGAATATTCAGACAGTCATCGCTGTTGCGGGGGGTAAATCAAAAGCAGAAGCCATTCATTCTTTCTTCAAACAAGGAAGAAGTAATGTTCTCATTACAGATGAGGGCGCAGCTAAAATGTTAATAAAGGGTTCATCCCTTTAA
- a CDS encoding YlbF family regulator, which translates to MSSIQESAQALEQALRESEEFQGLKSAYEAVMNDEVAKKLFDNFRDVQIELQQKQMQGLEITEEEVDKARKVVATVQQHEQISMLMAEEQRVNDLINEVSRTITKPLEELYSQQA; encoded by the coding sequence ATGTCATCTATTCAAGAGAGTGCACAGGCACTTGAGCAAGCCCTAAGAGAAAGTGAAGAATTCCAAGGTTTGAAGTCAGCTTATGAAGCGGTTATGAATGACGAGGTAGCAAAAAAATTGTTTGATAATTTCCGTGATGTACAAATTGAACTTCAACAAAAACAAATGCAAGGCCTAGAAATTACTGAAGAAGAAGTAGATAAAGCACGAAAAGTTGTTGCGACAGTTCAACAGCATGAGCAAATTTCTATGTTAATGGCAGAAGAGCAACGTGTTAATGACCTAATTAATGAAGTTAGCCGCACGATTACGAAGCCATTAGAAGAATTATATAGCCAACAAGCGTAA
- the tpiA gene encoding triose-phosphate isomerase, translating to MRKPIIAGNWKMNKVLAEAKSFVTDTKDKVPAQDQVDSIVCAPFPYLQALVEETKGTDLKVAAQNMHYEESGAFTGEVSPLMLKDLGVEYVVLGHSERREYFAETDETVNKKAHAAFAHGITPIICVGETLEQREANQTMDLVAGQVKKAIAGLTDDQVKASVIAYEPIWAIGTGKTATSEQANEVCTHIRETIAEVVSKEVAEAVRIQYGGSVKPDNIKELLDQSDIDGALVGGASLEADSFLQLVEAGVK from the coding sequence ATGCGTAAACCAATTATTGCAGGAAACTGGAAGATGAACAAGGTATTAGCAGAAGCGAAAAGTTTCGTAACTGATACGAAAGATAAAGTACCAGCGCAAGATCAGGTCGACTCAATTGTATGTGCACCTTTTCCATATTTACAAGCACTAGTTGAAGAGACTAAGGGCACAGACTTAAAAGTTGCAGCTCAAAATATGCATTACGAAGAAAGCGGTGCTTTTACTGGAGAAGTAAGCCCATTAATGCTTAAAGATCTTGGCGTTGAGTATGTAGTGCTTGGTCACTCTGAGCGTCGTGAATATTTTGCAGAAACAGATGAAACTGTAAACAAAAAAGCTCATGCTGCATTTGCACATGGTATTACACCAATTATTTGTGTTGGTGAAACTTTAGAACAACGTGAAGCAAATCAAACAATGGATTTAGTAGCTGGTCAAGTGAAAAAAGCCATTGCTGGTTTAACAGATGATCAAGTAAAAGCTTCTGTTATTGCTTACGAACCAATTTGGGCGATTGGTACTGGTAAAACAGCAACTTCAGAGCAAGCTAACGAAGTGTGTACACATATTCGTGAAACAATTGCTGAAGTTGTATCAAAAGAAGTGGCTGAAGCTGTACGAATTCAATATGGTGGCAGTGTGAAGCCTGACAACATCAAAGAATTATTAGATCAATCAGACATCGATGGAGCACTAGTAGGAGGGGCGAGCTTAGAAGCTGACTCATTCCTACAATTAGTAGAGGCTGGTGTAAAATGA
- the clpP gene encoding ATP-dependent Clp endopeptidase proteolytic subunit ClpP: MNLIPTVIEQTNRGERAYDIYSRLLKDRIIMLGSAIDDNVANSIVAQLLFLEAESPEKDISIYINSPGGSITAGMAIFDTMQFIKPDVSTICVGMAASMGAFLLAAGAPGKRYALPNSEVMIHQPLGGTQGQATDIQIHAKRIIEMRDKINQILSERTGQPIEVIERDTDRDNFMSAQAALKYGLIDKIMEKK; the protein is encoded by the coding sequence ATGAATTTAATTCCAACAGTTATTGAACAAACAAACCGCGGTGAACGTGCTTATGATATTTATTCTCGCCTATTAAAGGACCGAATCATTATGTTAGGTAGTGCAATTGATGATAATGTCGCTAACAGCATTGTTGCACAATTGCTTTTCTTAGAAGCAGAAAGTCCTGAAAAAGATATTTCAATTTATATTAATTCACCTGGTGGATCAATTACAGCAGGTATGGCAATCTTTGATACGATGCAATTTATTAAGCCTGATGTATCAACAATTTGTGTAGGTATGGCTGCATCAATGGGGGCTTTCTTATTAGCTGCAGGCGCACCTGGTAAACGATATGCACTTCCAAACAGTGAAGTGATGATTCACCAACCATTAGGTGGTACACAAGGTCAAGCGACTGACATTCAAATCCACGCTAAGCGAATTATTGAAATGCGTGATAAGATTAATCAAATTTTATCAGAACGTACTGGACAACCAATTGAAGTAATCGAACGCGATACAGACCGCGATAACTTCATGTCTGCTCAAGCTGCTTTAAAATATGGCTTAATCGACAAAATTATGGAGAAAAAATAA
- the gpmI gene encoding 2,3-bisphosphoglycerate-independent phosphoglycerate mutase translates to MSKDKLAALIILDGFALRDEEKGNAVKQAKTPNFDRYWNTYPHNQLIASGEAVGLPDGQMGNSEVGHMNIGAGRIVYQSLTRLNVAIREGEFFENQALNKAIDRALTKNKALHVFGLLSDGGVHSHINHLFAVLQLAKDKGLDKVYVHGFLDGRDVGQKSAKQYIEAAQAKMDEIGVGKFATISGRYYSMDRDKRWDRVQKSYNAMVYGEGPTAKDPLAVVDEAYAEDIYDEFVIPTVMVDENDQPIAKIESEDAIIFYNFRPDRAIQISQAFANNDFSEFDRGADAPKDILLISMMKYSDTVNAEIAFPPVELRNTVGEVIANNGLNQLRIAETEKYPHVTFFMSGGQEAEFKGEKRILINSPDVATYDLKPEMSAYEVTEALLKELDEGNQNAIILNFANPDMVGHSGMLEPTIKAIEAVDECLGKVVDKILEKGGRAIITADHGNADEVVSLDGSAMTAHTTNPVPVIVTQEGIELRDGGILGDLAPTLLDLLGIDQPEDMTGQSLIK, encoded by the coding sequence ATGAGTAAGGACAAATTAGCCGCATTAATTATCCTTGACGGTTTTGCCCTTCGTGATGAAGAAAAAGGTAATGCTGTTAAGCAAGCGAAAACTCCTAACTTTGATCGTTACTGGAACACATATCCACATAACCAATTGATTGCATCTGGTGAAGCAGTAGGTTTACCTGATGGTCAAATGGGTAACTCAGAAGTTGGGCATATGAATATTGGTGCTGGCCGCATCGTTTATCAAAGTTTAACTAGATTAAACGTTGCGATTCGAGAAGGAGAATTTTTCGAAAACCAAGCATTAAATAAAGCAATTGATCGTGCTTTAACAAAAAATAAAGCACTCCACGTATTCGGATTATTATCTGATGGTGGTGTTCATAGTCATATCAATCACTTATTTGCAGTATTGCAATTAGCTAAAGATAAGGGACTAGACAAAGTTTATGTTCATGGTTTCTTAGATGGCCGCGATGTTGGTCAGAAGTCTGCTAAGCAATATATTGAAGCTGCACAAGCTAAAATGGATGAGATTGGTGTTGGAAAGTTTGCAACGATTTCAGGTCGTTACTACTCGATGGACCGTGATAAGCGTTGGGACCGTGTACAAAAATCTTATAATGCAATGGTATATGGTGAAGGTCCAACAGCAAAAGATCCTTTAGCCGTGGTTGATGAAGCTTATGCTGAAGATATTTATGACGAATTTGTTATCCCTACAGTAATGGTTGATGAAAATGATCAGCCAATTGCTAAAATTGAATCAGAAGATGCAATTATCTTCTATAACTTCCGACCAGACCGTGCGATCCAAATTTCACAAGCATTTGCTAATAATGACTTTAGTGAATTTGATCGTGGTGCAGATGCGCCAAAAGATATTTTACTTATTTCTATGATGAAATATAGTGACACAGTTAATGCAGAAATTGCATTCCCACCAGTTGAATTAAGAAATACAGTTGGTGAAGTTATTGCAAACAATGGTTTAAATCAGCTTAGAATTGCAGAAACTGAGAAATATCCACACGTTACATTCTTTATGAGCGGTGGTCAGGAAGCAGAATTCAAAGGTGAAAAACGTATTTTAATTAATTCACCTGACGTTGCAACGTATGATTTAAAGCCTGAAATGAGTGCATACGAAGTAACTGAAGCATTGCTTAAGGAACTCGATGAGGGTAACCAAAATGCGATTATCTTAAACTTTGCTAACCCAGATATGGTTGGTCACTCTGGAATGCTTGAACCAACTATTAAAGCAATTGAAGCCGTAGACGAATGTTTAGGTAAAGTTGTTGACAAAATCCTTGAAAAGGGTGGCCGTGCAATTATTACAGCTGACCACGGTAATGCTGATGAAGTTGTTTCATTAGATGGTTCAGCAATGACTGCACACACAACAAACCCAGTTCCAGTCATCGTTACACAAGAAGGAATTGAACTTCGTGACGGTGGAATTCTTGGTGACTTAGCACCAACATTATTAGATTTATTAGGTATTGATCAGCCAGAAGATATGACTGGTCAATCATTAATAAAATAA
- the eno gene encoding phosphopyruvate hydratase, with protein MPYITDVFAREVMDSRGNPTVEVEIYTESGAFGRALVPSGASTGEHEAVELRDGDKSRYLGKGVLKAVENVNEIIAPELLGFDVTRQVVIDELLIELDGTPNKGKLGANAILGVSMAAAIAAADHLGMPLYTYLGGFNATLLPTPMMNILNGGEHADNNVDIQEFMVMPVGAPTFKEALRMGAEIFHSLRNVLASKGYNTAVGDEGGFAPSLKSNEEALATIIEAIEAAGYKPGEEVKLAMDVAASEMYEDGKYNLKGEGVVRTVEEMVDWYAEMVEKYPIVSIEDGLDENDWDGWKLLTDRLGDKVQLVGDDLFVTNTEKLAEGIEKGIGNSILIKVNQIGTLTETFNAIEMAKKAGYTAVISHRSGETEDATIADIAVATNAGQIKTGAPSRTDRVAKYNQLLRIEDELVDTAKYAGITAFYNLNK; from the coding sequence ATGCCTTATATTACAGATGTTTTTGCACGTGAAGTTATGGACTCTCGTGGTAACCCAACAGTAGAAGTTGAAATTTATACAGAATCAGGTGCTTTTGGTCGTGCACTAGTACCAAGTGGTGCTTCAACAGGTGAGCACGAAGCAGTTGAATTACGTGACGGCGACAAGAGTCGTTACCTAGGAAAAGGTGTTCTTAAAGCAGTTGAGAACGTTAACGAAATTATTGCACCAGAATTATTAGGATTTGACGTAACTCGTCAAGTTGTAATTGACGAATTACTTATCGAATTAGATGGTACTCCAAACAAAGGTAAATTAGGTGCTAACGCAATCCTTGGTGTGTCAATGGCTGCTGCTATTGCTGCTGCTGATCACTTAGGTATGCCACTATACACTTACTTAGGTGGATTTAATGCTACATTACTTCCAACACCAATGATGAACATCCTTAACGGTGGAGAGCACGCAGACAACAACGTAGACATCCAAGAATTTATGGTTATGCCAGTTGGCGCACCAACATTCAAAGAAGCTCTACGTATGGGTGCGGAAATTTTCCACAGCTTAAGAAACGTTCTAGCTTCAAAAGGCTACAACACTGCTGTAGGTGATGAAGGTGGATTTGCTCCAAGCTTGAAATCAAACGAAGAAGCTTTAGCAACAATCATCGAAGCAATCGAAGCTGCTGGTTACAAACCAGGTGAAGAAGTTAAATTAGCAATGGACGTTGCTGCTTCTGAAATGTACGAAGACGGTAAATACAACCTTAAAGGTGAAGGTGTTGTTCGTACAGTTGAAGAAATGGTTGACTGGTATGCTGAAATGGTTGAGAAATACCCAATCGTTTCTATCGAAGACGGTTTAGACGAAAACGACTGGGATGGTTGGAAACTACTTACTGACCGCCTAGGCGATAAAGTTCAATTAGTAGGTGACGACTTATTCGTTACAAACACTGAGAAGCTTGCTGAAGGTATTGAAAAAGGTATTGGTAACTCAATCCTTATCAAAGTTAACCAAATCGGTACACTTACAGAAACATTCAACGCTATTGAAATGGCTAAGAAAGCTGGTTACACAGCAGTTATCTCACACCGTTCAGGTGAAACAGAAGATGCTACAATCGCTGACATCGCTGTTGCAACTAACGCTGGCCAAATCAAGACAGGTGCTCCTTCACGTACTGACCGTGTTGCTAAATACAACCAATTACTACGTATCGAAGACGAGCTAGTTGATACAGCTAAATATGCTGGAATCACAGCATTCTATAACTTAAACAAATAA
- the gap gene encoding type I glyceraldehyde-3-phosphate dehydrogenase: MTVKVAINGFGRIGRLAYRRIKELGETNMEVVAVNDLTSNEDLAYLLKYDTAQGTAPYEVKAEGDSLIIDGKEVKAFAEKDASKLPWGELGIDIVLECTGFYTSKEKSQAHLDAGAKKVLISAPASDKETKMIVFGVNEDIISTDDLIVSAASCTTNCLAPVAKVLNDKFGIKRGLMSTIHAYTATQAMQDAPGGRKSRAGAANAIPSSTGAAKAVGRVIPEILGKVDGTAVRIPTITGSLVEFYTVLDKEVTVEEINAAMKEAANSAFAYNEDEIVSSDVIGSTYGSIFDATLTKVIDTEDGQLVKTNAWYDNEYGYTSNMVSLLDYMVKLG, encoded by the coding sequence ATGACTGTAAAAGTAGCTATTAATGGTTTTGGTCGTATTGGACGTTTGGCATATCGCCGAATTAAAGAATTAGGAGAAACTAACATGGAAGTAGTTGCAGTTAACGACTTAACTAGCAACGAAGACCTAGCGTATCTTTTAAAATATGATACTGCTCAAGGAACAGCTCCATACGAAGTAAAAGCTGAAGGTGATTCATTAATCATCGATGGTAAAGAAGTTAAAGCATTTGCAGAAAAAGATGCAAGCAAATTACCATGGGGCGAACTAGGAATTGACATCGTTCTAGAATGTACTGGTTTCTACACAAGTAAAGAAAAATCACAAGCACACTTAGATGCAGGTGCTAAGAAAGTACTTATCTCTGCACCAGCTTCAGATAAAGAAACAAAAATGATTGTATTCGGCGTAAACGAAGACATCATCAGCACTGATGACTTAATCGTTTCAGCTGCTTCATGTACAACAAACTGCTTGGCTCCAGTAGCTAAAGTATTAAACGATAAATTCGGTATCAAACGTGGTCTAATGTCAACTATCCACGCTTATACTGCAACTCAAGCTATGCAAGACGCTCCTGGTGGACGTAAGAGCCGTGCAGGTGCTGCAAACGCAATCCCATCATCAACAGGTGCTGCTAAAGCTGTTGGTCGCGTAATTCCTGAAATCTTAGGAAAAGTTGATGGTACTGCAGTTCGTATTCCAACAATTACAGGTTCACTTGTTGAATTCTACACTGTATTAGATAAAGAAGTTACTGTTGAAGAAATTAACGCTGCTATGAAAGAAGCTGCAAACAGTGCATTTGCTTACAATGAAGACGAAATCGTTTCAAGCGACGTAATCGGAAGCACTTACGGTTCAATCTTCGACGCTACTTTAACTAAAGTTATCGATACTGAAGATGGTCAATTAGTTAAGACTAACGCTTGGTATGACAACGAGTATGGTTACACAAGCAACATGGTAAGCTTACTTGACTACATGGTTAAATTAGGTTAA
- a CDS encoding PucR family transcriptional regulator: MIDQLKKIYSSLVIKQPNQTNQPAKYQWFMTADNTIIGIEKQELDQKDQSLLELILTPYHGAHPPVTNREQCWHHLINELDESTFNHKPKQYRFIMYTLSEPLADPEDFRTAIDGLYSSRPAIVWMNQLSGIIIEEDLNLDEETISYEDMIEVFTTDFYLDVQLYIGPYLSDLNKAHEYYTWMQTSFEKLNRYSTKPVMSYVSAIPYLITTIKSKTDSRFLVEAILQETAEDEELLRSIQVFLESNFNVSLAAKELYMHRNSLQYRIDKFIEKTNIDVKQFENAVSVYLILLLKRHVD; encoded by the coding sequence ATGATAGATCAACTTAAAAAAATATATTCAAGCTTAGTCATTAAGCAACCTAATCAAACAAATCAGCCAGCTAAATATCAATGGTTTATGACTGCTGATAACACAATTATCGGAATCGAGAAACAGGAACTTGATCAAAAAGATCAATCTTTACTAGAGTTAATCTTAACACCTTATCACGGTGCTCACCCACCAGTAACCAATCGAGAGCAATGTTGGCATCATTTAATTAATGAACTTGATGAATCAACATTTAATCATAAACCAAAGCAGTATCGCTTCATTATGTATACTCTTTCGGAGCCACTGGCTGATCCTGAAGACTTTAGAACAGCAATTGATGGCCTCTATTCATCACGACCAGCAATTGTGTGGATGAATCAATTATCAGGTATTATTATTGAAGAAGATTTAAATTTAGATGAAGAAACTATTTCCTATGAGGATATGATAGAAGTATTTACAACTGACTTTTATCTTGATGTTCAACTATATATTGGACCTTATTTATCTGATCTAAATAAAGCTCATGAATATTATACTTGGATGCAGACGAGTTTTGAAAAGCTTAATCGTTATAGTACAAAACCAGTTATGAGCTATGTATCTGCAATTCCATACCTAATAACAACAATTAAAAGTAAAACCGATAGTCGCTTTTTAGTAGAGGCGATTTTACAAGAAACAGCTGAAGATGAAGAACTGTTACGTTCAATTCAAGTTTTTCTCGAAAGTAATTTTAATGTCAGTTTAGCTGCGAAAGAACTTTATATGCATCGCAATAGTTTACAATACCGTATCGATAAATTTATTGAAAAAACCAATATCGACGTCAAACAATTTGAAAATGCCGTATCGGTCTACTTAATTTTATTATTAAAACGCCATGTCGATTAA
- a CDS encoding helix-turn-helix domain-containing protein has protein sequence MALWLASTERRTRKLDKYKNEILSWLKEHLDLSTAQIADWLDERYPDFKVGESTVRRYVVAHVNDSCVIFNVWRELWWKH, from the coding sequence ATGGCTCTTTGGCTAGCTTCTACGGAGCGGAGAACTCGAAAATTAGATAAATATAAAAATGAGATACTCAGTTGGTTAAAAGAGCATCTTGATCTATCCACAGCGCAAATTGCTGATTGGTTAGACGAGCGGTATCCTGATTTCAAGGTTGGGGAAAGTACTGTGCGACGTTATGTTGTTGCACACGTTAATGATTCATGCGTTATCTTTAATGTTTGGAGAGAATTATGGTGGAAACATTAA
- a CDS encoding phosphoglycerate kinase, translated as MAKKIVTDLDVAGKKVLVRADFNVPMKDGEITNDDRIVQALPTIKHLIEEGAKVILFSHLGRVKVEEDKAGKSLKPVADRLSSLLNKEVQFVPETRGEKLESAINALENGQVLMFENTRFEDIDGKKESGNDPELGKYWASLGDLFVNDAFGTAHRAHASNVGIASNLESAAGFLMEKEIKFIGDSVDQPERPFVAILGGAKVSDKIGVIENLLEKADKVIIGGGMAFTFFKAQGKEIGSSLLEADKVDLAKDLLERAKGKIILPIDSVVNTEFANEGDVKVVSVDEHPEGYMGLDIGPETVKLYEKELQGAKTVVWNGPMGVFEMENFAKGTIGVCEAIANLSDATTIIGGGDSAAAAMQLGFAEKFSHISTGGGASLEYLEGKELPGLAAISNK; from the coding sequence ATGGCGAAAAAAATTGTTACAGATTTAGACGTAGCCGGTAAAAAAGTTCTAGTTCGTGCTGACTTCAACGTACCAATGAAAGATGGCGAAATTACAAACGATGACCGTATCGTTCAAGCACTTCCAACAATTAAACACTTAATCGAAGAAGGCGCTAAAGTAATTTTATTCTCACACTTAGGCCGTGTGAAAGTTGAAGAAGACAAAGCAGGTAAGTCACTTAAACCAGTTGCTGACCGTTTATCAAGCTTATTAAATAAGGAAGTTCAATTTGTTCCTGAAACTCGTGGAGAAAAACTTGAATCTGCTATTAATGCGCTTGAAAATGGCCAGGTATTAATGTTTGAAAACACTCGTTTTGAAGATATTGATGGCAAGAAAGAAAGTGGAAATGATCCTGAACTAGGTAAGTATTGGGCAAGTTTAGGTGATCTATTTGTTAACGATGCATTCGGTACTGCACACCGTGCTCACGCATCAAACGTTGGTATTGCATCAAATCTTGAATCAGCTGCAGGCTTCTTAATGGAAAAAGAAATCAAATTTATTGGTGATTCAGTAGACCAACCAGAACGTCCATTTGTGGCGATCCTAGGTGGAGCAAAAGTTAGTGACAAGATCGGTGTAATCGAGAACTTACTTGAGAAAGCTGATAAAGTAATTATCGGTGGTGGAATGGCATTTACATTCTTCAAAGCTCAAGGTAAAGAAATCGGTTCATCTCTACTTGAAGCAGATAAAGTTGATTTAGCTAAAGATCTATTAGAGCGAGCTAAAGGTAAAATTATTTTACCAATCGATTCTGTAGTTAATACAGAGTTTGCAAACGAAGGTGACGTTAAGGTTGTATCTGTCGATGAGCATCCAGAAGGCTACATGGGCTTAGATATCGGACCTGAAACAGTTAAACTTTATGAAAAAGAATTACAAGGTGCTAAGACAGTTGTATGGAATGGACCAATGGGTGTATTTGAAATGGAGAACTTTGCTAAAGGAACAATTGGTGTTTGTGAAGCAATTGCTAACCTTTCAGATGCTACAACAATCATTGGTGGTGGAGATTCAGCAGCAGCAGCAATGCAACTAGGTTTTGCTGAGAAATTCTCACACATTTCAACAGGTGGCGGTGCATCATTAGAATACTTAGAAGGAAAAGAATTACCTGGATTAGCTGCAATTAGCAACAAGTAA
- a CDS encoding ISLre2 family transposase has product MEKNIIKYPNLKQIEQLVWRQLQETFGFVMKQVLEDMDQQIADERDKKRYRLIDKRKFNIASLFGEIELYRNYYLDRSTGEYVYLLDRYLEFEEAGSFSPLIEEAAIELAVKGRSYRNAANTLQTLLGYRVISHEAIRQHLLEVTCKPKKREPILQPVLFVEVDGLFVKRQGKWKKGKEEKIAAVHQGWEVNGKRVSLKNKRHFIHKGKQPFWEAFEDFLIENFEYDPTFHKLVINGDGANWITSCREYFKGRVFFSLDRFHVAREVKSIFSKHPRYRSIRKALAAYKYKTFLTELNSAVGTLEDEEKEERLVSFIRQLEKYPEALGDYRIWLKEQGIDTTGMRPMGSAEGTMSVFAKRLKNGRSWSDKGVSAMGTALVAFLDNLSLKTLFGRIDKWTEIELEKKPPRHYKEKVKRTIGQVTRDNLMYLKGKANIPIYNVLKELSGF; this is encoded by the coding sequence ATGGAAAAGAATATCATAAAATACCCAAATTTAAAACAAATTGAGCAATTGGTTTGGAGACAATTACAAGAAACCTTTGGTTTCGTTATGAAACAGGTCTTGGAGGATATGGACCAACAGATTGCCGATGAACGTGATAAAAAGCGCTATCGTCTTATTGATAAAAGAAAGTTTAATATAGCTAGTCTCTTTGGTGAGATTGAATTATATCGCAATTATTACCTTGACCGATCAACTGGGGAATATGTCTATCTTCTTGATCGTTATCTAGAGTTTGAGGAGGCCGGTTCTTTTAGTCCATTGATTGAGGAAGCTGCCATTGAGCTAGCTGTTAAGGGTCGCTCCTATCGAAATGCAGCTAATACATTACAAACTCTATTAGGTTACCGGGTTATCAGTCATGAGGCAATTCGTCAACACCTATTAGAGGTTACGTGTAAACCTAAAAAGCGTGAACCTATACTCCAACCCGTCTTATTTGTAGAAGTAGATGGTTTATTTGTAAAACGCCAAGGTAAATGGAAAAAGGGAAAAGAAGAGAAAATAGCAGCTGTCCATCAAGGATGGGAAGTCAATGGAAAACGGGTTAGCCTTAAGAACAAACGTCATTTTATTCACAAAGGAAAGCAACCCTTTTGGGAGGCTTTTGAGGACTTTCTAATTGAAAACTTCGAATATGACCCGACTTTTCACAAGCTGGTTATAAATGGAGATGGTGCCAACTGGATTACATCCTGTCGTGAGTATTTTAAAGGTCGTGTATTCTTTTCTCTTGATCGCTTTCATGTGGCACGAGAGGTTAAGAGTATATTCAGCAAGCATCCTCGTTATCGGTCCATTCGTAAAGCCCTTGCGGCATACAAATACAAAACGTTCTTAACAGAGCTTAACAGTGCCGTAGGAACGCTTGAGGATGAGGAGAAGGAGGAACGACTTGTGTCGTTTATCCGCCAATTAGAAAAATATCCAGAAGCATTGGGAGATTATAGAATATGGTTAAAAGAACAGGGAATTGATACAACTGGTATGCGTCCAATGGGAAGCGCAGAGGGAACCATGAGTGTGTTTGCCAAAAGACTAAAAAATGGCCGTAGTTGGTCGGATAAAGGTGTAAGTGCCATGGGCACTGCATTAGTGGCCTTCTTGGATAATTTGTCCCTAAAGACTTTATTCGGGCGAATAGATAAATGGACAGAAATCGAGCTGGAAAAGAAACCACCAAGACATTATAAAGAAAAGGTTAAAAGAACCATTGGTCAGGTTACCAGAGACAATCTTATGTACCTAAAAGGAAAGGCAAATATTCCGATATACAACGTGTTAAAGGAGTTATCTGGTTTTTAA